One Acidobacteriota bacterium genomic window, AGAACGATCGCCCGGGGGCGTTGCTCGATGCGTGCCAGTGACGACGCGAATTTGTGGGCCGCTCCGAAGAAGAACGGCCCCGTCACCTCGAACACCTCCACCCCCGGCGGGACCTCGCGGAGCACCAACGTTCGGGCAGGGTCTTCCTCGGCGTCGTCGGATCTGACGGCGCGTGCATCGGCCAGATCAGCCATCCGCCGCATGAAGAGGAGCGCTGCCAGCACGACCCCGACCTGAATCGCCACCGTCAGATCGACAAACACCGTCAGACCGAAGGTCACCACCAGAACGAGCGCGTCACTTCGTGTCGTCGAGGTGAGCACCCGCCGGAACAGGTGCGCCTCGCTCATGTTGTAGGCGACGACCAGGAGAATGCCCGCGAGCACCGGCATCGGCACGAGAGCCGCCCACCGGCCCGCCACCACGAGCACGACCAACACGGTGATGGCGTGGACGATGCCCGCCACCGGGGTCCGCCCCCCCGCCTTCACGTTCGTCGCCGTCCGGGCGATGGCTCCCGTGGCCGGGGTGCCCCCGAAGAGCGGCGACGCGAGGTTCGCTACTCCCTGCGCCACCAGCTCGGCGTTCGAGCGGTGCCGCCGCCCGGTCATGCCGTCCGCGACGACGGCCGAGAGCAGGCTCTCGATGGCGGCCAGCAGCGCGATGGACAGGGCGGGCGAGATGAGCTCCGGCAGCACCGCCAGGTCCACCCGTGGCAGACGGGGAGCTGGAAGCCCACTGGGGAGAGCACCAAACCGGCTCCCGATGGTCTCGACGGGAAGACCGAACGCAGCCACCGCGGCCGTGGCCGCGAGCAGCGCGACAAGGGAAGCCGGTACCCGCGGAACCACGCGCGGCAAGGCGACCACGATCACGATGGTTGCGAG contains:
- a CDS encoding SulP family inorganic anion transporter: MNSLEPKLVTVLREGYGRSQFGRDLAAGVLVGVVAVPLAIAFGIASGVEPQQGLVTAVVAGFLISVLSGSRVQIGGPTGAFIVLIYGVVQEFGYDGLAVATLMAGGLLVAMGFARLGGLIRYVPYPVTVGFTAGVAVVIASGQVRDALGLEMAAAPAEFIPKWVAYAGAFGTLNLWAAGLTLATIVIVVALPRVVPRVPASLVALLAATAAVAAFGLPVETIGSRFGALPSGLPAPRLPRVDLAVLPELISPALSIALLAAIESLLSAVVADGMTGRRHRSNAELVAQGVANLASPLFGGTPATGAIARTATNVKAGGRTPVAGIVHAITVLVVLVVAGRWAALVPMPVLAGILLVVAYNMSEAHLFRRVLTSTTRSDALVLVVTFGLTVFVDLTVAIQVGVVLAALLFMRRMADLADARAVRSDDAEEDPARTLVLREVPPGVEVFEVTGPFFFGAAHKFASSLARIEQRPRAIVLEMADVPALDATGLRALETLQDDAERGGPVLVLAGVQAQPVGVLGRSGLLGRLGTQNVTPTLADALARGRELVEGEPFQQGAL